A DNA window from Bradyrhizobium sp. CCBAU 53421 contains the following coding sequences:
- a CDS encoding DUF2927 domain-containing protein yields MSQHRPSILLLLAAALAVGLADSLAPAAAEIPAIASRQRNEKKVFTDAEIVEGFLKTAFGAEYHLAGRVDRIRKYDRPVRVFADGNRADRKAQLAKVVADIRSKVQHLDIAMADDSEAANVVVKLVRDRELYRTIATFYGQERAKEIRTSLDPQCLSGFRKNENYEIEHSDVILTVDNGDFVFLDCAYEELLQSLGPINDTATVPWTMFNDSVSMGFFDVYDQYLLNLLYDPRIKPGMNVQEVKAVLPAVLTDVRAWVAKVNHLE; encoded by the coding sequence ATGTCCCAGCACCGTCCTTCGATCCTGCTCCTTCTCGCCGCAGCGCTCGCCGTTGGCCTCGCCGATAGCCTCGCGCCCGCCGCCGCCGAGATTCCGGCGATCGCCTCGCGCCAGCGCAACGAGAAGAAGGTCTTCACCGACGCCGAGATCGTCGAGGGTTTCCTGAAGACCGCGTTCGGCGCCGAGTATCATCTCGCCGGCCGGGTCGACCGCATCCGCAAATACGACAGGCCGGTGCGCGTGTTCGCCGACGGCAACCGCGCCGACCGCAAGGCCCAGCTCGCCAAGGTCGTCGCCGACATCCGCAGCAAGGTGCAGCATCTCGACATCGCGATGGCCGATGACAGCGAGGCGGCCAATGTCGTGGTCAAGCTGGTGCGCGACCGCGAGCTCTACCGCACCATCGCGACCTTCTACGGCCAGGAGCGCGCCAAGGAGATCCGCACCTCGCTCGATCCGCAATGCCTGTCGGGCTTCCGCAAGAACGAGAACTACGAGATCGAGCATTCCGACGTCATCCTCACCGTCGACAACGGCGATTTCGTCTTCCTCGACTGCGCCTATGAGGAGCTGCTGCAGTCGCTCGGCCCGATCAACGACACCGCGACGGTGCCGTGGACCATGTTCAACGACAGCGTCTCGATGGGCTTCTTCGACGTCTACGACCAATACCTGCTCAATTTGCTCTACGACCCCCGCATCAAGCCCGGCATGAACGTGCAGGAGGTCAAGGCCGTGCTCCCCGCCGTGCTCACCGACGTCCGCGCCTGGGTGGCGAAGGTGAATCATCTGGAGTGA
- a CDS encoding helix-turn-helix transcriptional regulator, with translation MFRGDMYLSTDSTNPQNQDVYALWDRLAEFSVGDGDAALTHLLAALRTMLSARNVLWGVVVRLPSPKRADPLLGWRPRLVRVLDPIPAVAASVQKQFDTLWSRDVDLSQILSMSGDEPFRVRLLFEALPPEWFEGEHYRRHYLDVGFADSISVRIALNDDVRIRLFVFRDAEAPRFSAQDGQRLGFVMRGLRWFHRQQLLSHGLLIANAALTPAERRVLLALLDGHTEKQIAQRLEQSPNTTHFHVKSIYAKFGVRNRSALTALWLGKLR, from the coding sequence TTGTTTCGGGGGGACATGTATCTATCCACGGATTCCACCAATCCGCAGAATCAAGATGTCTATGCGCTCTGGGATCGGCTGGCCGAGTTCTCCGTCGGCGACGGCGACGCCGCACTGACACATCTGCTAGCCGCACTGCGTACCATGTTGTCGGCACGCAATGTGCTATGGGGTGTTGTCGTGCGATTGCCTTCGCCGAAGCGGGCCGATCCCTTGCTCGGTTGGCGTCCGCGCCTCGTCCGGGTGCTGGACCCGATACCGGCGGTGGCAGCATCCGTGCAGAAGCAGTTCGATACGCTCTGGTCCCGCGACGTCGACCTGTCTCAGATCCTTTCCATGTCGGGAGATGAGCCGTTCCGCGTCCGCCTGTTGTTCGAAGCGCTGCCGCCGGAATGGTTCGAGGGCGAGCACTATCGGCGGCACTATTTGGACGTCGGCTTCGCCGACAGCATTTCCGTGCGCATTGCGCTCAATGACGACGTGAGGATTCGCCTGTTCGTATTTCGCGATGCGGAGGCCCCTCGCTTCTCGGCGCAGGACGGCCAGCGTCTGGGCTTCGTGATGCGCGGGTTGAGATGGTTTCACCGTCAGCAACTGCTCAGCCACGGTCTGCTGATCGCCAATGCAGCCCTGACACCTGCTGAACGCAGGGTGTTGCTCGCACTGCTCGACGGGCACACGGAAAAGCAGATCGCACAGAGGCTTGAGCAAAGTCCGAACACCACGCATTTCCACGTCAAGTCGATCTACGCCAAGTTCGGCGTGCGCAATCGCTCGGCGCTCACCGCGCTGTGGCTCGGCAAGCTGCGATAA
- a CDS encoding acetolactate synthase large subunit: MNGAESLVRTLVAGGVDVCFTNPGTSEMHFVAALDKVPGMRCVLGLFEGVVTGAADGYFRMKGTPASTLLHLGPGLANGLANLHNAKKAHSGIVNIVGQHATYHIEYNAPLTSDIEGLARPMSAWVRTSPDAKSVARDGAAAIAAASGAPPQVATLILPADTAWNEADGVAQVPVESQRRNYSPQAVESAAKVLRSGEPTLLLMTGSAVTEPGLALAAQIAGKTGCKVMGQLASPRMARGRGRFSIERVPYVIELALAALKGFRHVVLVEANEPVAFFAYPNKPSLLKPEGCEVHRMTSSGENSVAALQALASAVGAKPADVKPQATVELVKPTGALNHASIAQAIAAAVPDNAILVDESITTGRGFFPLTASAAPHDWIQNLGGSIGYSTPVATGAAIACPDRKVICMVGDGSAMYTIQSLWTQAREGLNIVTIVFANRMYQILRGEFDGVGAGEPGKRAQDMLKIDRPTLDFVALAKGMGVPGRAVTTADEFNKALAEAVAEPGPRLIEVQI; this comes from the coding sequence ATGAACGGTGCGGAAAGTCTGGTGCGGACATTGGTCGCGGGCGGCGTGGATGTCTGCTTCACCAACCCAGGCACCTCGGAGATGCATTTCGTCGCGGCGCTGGACAAGGTCCCGGGCATGCGCTGCGTGCTCGGCCTGTTCGAAGGTGTGGTGACCGGTGCGGCCGACGGCTATTTCCGCATGAAGGGAACGCCGGCCTCGACGCTGCTGCATCTCGGGCCCGGCCTCGCCAACGGCCTTGCCAATCTGCACAACGCCAAGAAGGCGCATTCCGGCATCGTCAACATCGTCGGCCAGCATGCCACCTACCACATCGAATACAACGCGCCGCTGACGTCCGACATCGAGGGCCTGGCACGGCCGATGTCGGCCTGGGTGCGCACCTCGCCGGACGCCAAGTCGGTCGCCCGTGATGGCGCAGCCGCAATCGCCGCCGCCAGCGGCGCGCCGCCGCAGGTTGCGACCTTGATCCTGCCTGCCGACACCGCGTGGAACGAGGCGGACGGGGTGGCGCAGGTGCCTGTGGAATCGCAGCGCCGGAACTATTCGCCACAGGCCGTCGAGAGCGCCGCCAAGGTGCTGCGCAGCGGTGAACCGACATTGCTGCTGATGACCGGCAGCGCGGTGACGGAGCCGGGGCTGGCGCTGGCGGCGCAGATCGCCGGCAAGACTGGCTGCAAGGTCATGGGTCAGCTGGCGAGCCCGCGGATGGCGCGCGGACGCGGGCGGTTTTCGATCGAGCGGGTGCCTTATGTGATCGAACTGGCACTCGCGGCGCTGAAGGGCTTTCGACACGTCGTTCTCGTCGAAGCCAACGAACCTGTCGCGTTCTTCGCCTATCCGAACAAGCCGAGCCTGCTGAAGCCGGAGGGATGCGAGGTGCATCGCATGACCTCGAGCGGGGAGAATTCGGTGGCGGCGTTGCAGGCGCTGGCCTCGGCGGTTGGTGCCAAGCCGGCCGATGTGAAGCCGCAGGCGACCGTCGAACTGGTGAAGCCGACGGGTGCCTTGAACCACGCGTCGATCGCCCAGGCGATCGCGGCCGCGGTTCCAGACAATGCCATCCTGGTCGACGAATCCATCACGACCGGGCGCGGTTTCTTCCCGCTGACGGCGAGCGCTGCTCCGCACGACTGGATTCAGAATCTGGGCGGCTCGATCGGCTATTCGACGCCGGTCGCGACCGGCGCCGCGATCGCCTGTCCGGACCGCAAGGTGATCTGCATGGTCGGCGACGGCAGCGCGATGTACACGATCCAGTCGCTGTGGACGCAGGCGCGCGAAGGGCTCAACATCGTCACCATCGTGTTCGCCAATCGCATGTATCAGATCCTGCGCGGCGAGTTCGATGGCGTCGGCGCCGGCGAACCGGGCAAGCGGGCGCAGGACATGCTGAAGATCGACCGGCCGACGCTCGATTTCGTCGCGCTCGCAAAGGGCATGGGCGTGCCGGGCAGGGCGGTGACGACAGCCGACGAGTTCAACAAGGCGCTGGCGGAAGCCGTCGCCGAACCCGGACCGCGGCTGATCGAAGTGCAGATATAG
- a CDS encoding L,D-transpeptidase, with the protein MRKIALMFAALTILAGAGQAQAQFFDSRGYQSEAPSFFGGGGVSPIPRTTVEYPTNYAPGTIIVNTAERRLYLVMANGQALRYGIGVGRDGFRWSGVHRISAKKEWPSWTPPSDMLRRRPDLPRHMAGGIENPLGARAMYLGSTLYRIHGSNEPETIGQAVSSGCFRMTNEDVKDLYDRVSVGATVVVKN; encoded by the coding sequence ATGCGCAAGATTGCCTTGATGTTTGCCGCGCTCACGATCCTGGCAGGTGCCGGCCAGGCCCAGGCCCAGTTCTTCGACTCCCGAGGCTACCAGTCCGAAGCCCCGAGCTTCTTCGGCGGCGGCGGGGTGAGCCCGATCCCGCGCACCACCGTCGAGTACCCGACCAACTACGCCCCCGGCACCATCATCGTGAACACCGCCGAGCGCCGGCTGTATCTGGTGATGGCGAACGGCCAGGCGCTGCGCTACGGCATCGGCGTCGGCCGCGACGGCTTCCGCTGGAGCGGCGTGCATCGCATCTCCGCGAAGAAGGAATGGCCGTCCTGGACGCCGCCCTCGGACATGCTGCGCCGCCGCCCCGATCTGCCGCGCCACATGGCCGGCGGCATCGAGAACCCGCTCGGCGCGCGCGCGATGTATCTCGGCTCGACGCTGTACCGCATTCACGGCTCGAACGAGCCGGAGACGATCGGCCAGGCGGTCTCGTCGGGCTGCTTCCGCATGACCAATGAGGACGTCAAGGACCTCTATGATCGCGTTTCGGTCGGCGCCACCGTGGTGGTGAAGAACTGA
- the lspA gene encoding signal peptidase II has product MRRYRSSRIIALCVALAMLALDQLTKHWALQSLDTSATVKLPGPIDLTLVFNRSNAFGLIPDYGALSRWALACVGLAAAAALLGSVLRRSTSTINAFGFALIGAGAAGNAIDRLRLGAVVDLFDASKLRFVWIFNVADVSIDLGVALVLLAALLPSLEVTKAGLGDS; this is encoded by the coding sequence GTGAGAAGATATCGAAGCTCGCGCATCATCGCGCTCTGCGTCGCACTCGCGATGCTGGCGCTGGATCAGCTGACAAAGCATTGGGCCCTTCAATCGCTGGATACCAGCGCCACCGTGAAGCTGCCGGGCCCCATCGACCTCACGCTCGTGTTCAATCGCAGCAACGCTTTCGGCCTCATTCCCGACTACGGTGCGTTGTCGCGCTGGGCGCTCGCTTGCGTCGGCCTTGCCGCAGCGGCGGCCCTGCTCGGGTCCGTCCTGCGGCGATCGACATCGACCATCAACGCGTTCGGATTCGCCTTGATCGGCGCCGGAGCGGCCGGAAATGCGATCGACCGTCTTCGATTGGGTGCCGTCGTCGACCTGTTCGACGCCTCGAAACTTCGATTTGTCTGGATCTTCAACGTCGCCGACGTTTCAATCGATCTGGGGGTCGCGCTCGTCCTGCTTGCCGCGCTCCTGCCATCCTTGGAGGTGACCAAGGCAGGCCTCGGCGACAGCTAG
- a CDS encoding DUF898 family protein has protein sequence MSWTPPGPPQPPPQPVPPPMPVAFSGSRNEFFRLIARGAALELVTVGFYRFWLTTDIRRHLWSNTLIDGDGPEYTGRGKELLIGFLVALAILVPVYLGYALLAIEAEHGQTFASLPMVAFFYLFGQFAIYRARRYRLTRTVWRGVRFWMSGSGWIYALKASLWGLLVTITLGLALPWREAALERYKMRHSYYGDLQGSFEGRGWDFFKRGWWLWLLMPFAMVTIFGPFAYAAFKAIEWRWWLSGIRFGEVRLESTMRRSALIGLYWKVIGWAMLLGTVFFAYLVLCTFLAASINGSSIADFFRTEAFAKSIPLMVMAGIGYLALALAMNVVMRVYLMRDLWVRVLSSTIVHNIEAAANVTARGELANALGEGFADGLDVAGF, from the coding sequence ATGAGCTGGACCCCGCCGGGGCCGCCGCAGCCGCCGCCGCAACCGGTTCCGCCGCCGATGCCGGTGGCGTTTTCGGGGAGCCGGAACGAGTTCTTCCGCCTGATCGCGCGCGGCGCCGCGCTTGAGCTCGTCACGGTCGGCTTCTACCGGTTCTGGCTCACCACCGACATCCGCCGTCACCTCTGGTCGAACACCCTGATCGACGGCGATGGGCCGGAATATACCGGCCGCGGCAAGGAGCTTCTGATCGGCTTCCTGGTCGCGCTCGCCATCCTGGTGCCGGTCTATCTCGGCTACGCCCTGCTCGCCATCGAAGCCGAGCACGGCCAGACCTTCGCCTCGCTGCCGATGGTCGCCTTCTTCTATCTGTTCGGCCAGTTCGCGATCTATCGCGCGCGGCGCTACCGGTTGACCCGCACGGTGTGGCGTGGCGTCCGCTTCTGGATGAGCGGCTCGGGCTGGATCTATGCGCTGAAGGCCTCGCTATGGGGCCTGCTGGTCACGATCACGCTCGGCCTGGCGCTGCCATGGCGCGAGGCGGCGCTCGAACGCTACAAGATGCGGCATTCCTATTACGGCGACCTGCAGGGCTCGTTCGAGGGCCGCGGCTGGGACTTCTTCAAGCGCGGCTGGTGGCTCTGGCTGCTGATGCCGTTCGCGATGGTGACGATCTTCGGTCCGTTCGCCTATGCCGCGTTCAAGGCGATCGAGTGGCGCTGGTGGCTGTCGGGCATCCGCTTCGGCGAGGTCAGGCTGGAATCCACCATGCGCCGCAGCGCGCTGATCGGTCTGTACTGGAAGGTGATCGGCTGGGCCATGCTGCTCGGCACGGTGTTCTTTGCCTATCTCGTGCTCTGCACCTTCCTGGCCGCGAGCATCAACGGCTCCTCGATCGCGGACTTCTTCAGGACCGAGGCGTTTGCCAAGAGCATTCCCCTGATGGTCATGGCCGGCATCGGGTATCTTGCGCTTGCGCTGGCGATGAACGTCGTGATGCGGGTCTACCTGATGCGCGATCTCTGGGTCCGGGTGCTGTCGTCGACCATCGTGCACAACATCGAGGCGGCGGCCAACGTCACCGCGCGCGGCGAGCTCGCCAATGCGCTCGGCGAAGGTTTCGCCGACGGCCTCGACGTCGCGGGATTCTAG
- a CDS encoding MerR family transcriptional regulator — MNAPAARFLSPSEAARQLGISAKALRLYEERGLIAPGRTPAGWRAYGAAEMARGAEIVALRALGLGINEVARILNGDAVILDRVLAAHEASLEARMRQSGDSIARVRLLRTDLARGKMPAPRDLVGAVGARPAIGVAFDLPWPWGGERFELRDVKRLNYIVGPLGSGKTRLAQRLAEVLPGASFVGLDRSADGGAAVRARLDADPAHKTRVEARLAVLVADGAVETPALTTLLAALEAGGDAILVIDMLEQGLDATSQEAVIAHLRRRGPEAPPLFFLTRSNAILDLDAVGDDEAIILCPANHSVPISVTPVPGAAGYEAVATCLASPEVRARTEGMVAWQPT, encoded by the coding sequence ATGAATGCTCCTGCTGCCCGTTTCCTCAGTCCGTCCGAAGCTGCAAGGCAGCTCGGAATCTCGGCCAAGGCGCTGCGGCTCTACGAGGAGCGCGGCCTGATCGCGCCCGGCCGGACGCCGGCGGGATGGCGCGCCTATGGTGCGGCCGAGATGGCGCGCGGCGCCGAGATCGTCGCGCTGCGCGCGCTCGGCCTCGGCATCAATGAAGTGGCGCGGATCCTGAACGGCGACGCCGTCATCCTCGACCGCGTGCTGGCCGCGCACGAGGCCTCGCTCGAAGCGCGGATGCGCCAGTCCGGCGACAGCATCGCCAGGGTGCGCCTGCTGCGCACCGACCTCGCCCGCGGCAAGATGCCCGCGCCGCGCGACCTCGTCGGTGCGGTCGGCGCGCGGCCCGCGATCGGCGTCGCATTCGATCTGCCGTGGCCGTGGGGCGGCGAGCGCTTCGAATTGCGCGACGTCAAGCGGCTGAACTACATCGTCGGCCCGCTCGGCAGCGGCAAGACCCGCCTCGCGCAACGGCTCGCCGAAGTACTGCCCGGCGCCAGCTTCGTGGGGCTGGACCGCTCCGCCGACGGCGGTGCTGCGGTTCGCGCGCGGCTCGACGCCGACCCGGCGCACAAAACGAGGGTCGAGGCGCGCCTTGCAGTCCTCGTCGCCGACGGCGCGGTGGAGACGCCCGCATTGACCACCCTGCTCGCCGCGCTCGAAGCCGGCGGCGACGCGATCCTGGTGATCGACATGCTCGAGCAAGGGCTCGATGCGACCAGCCAGGAGGCCGTGATCGCGCATCTGCGCCGCCGCGGACCTGAGGCGCCGCCGCTGTTCTTCCTGACGCGCTCCAACGCGATCCTCGACCTCGACGCGGTCGGCGACGATGAAGCGATCATCCTGTGCCCCGCCAATCACAGCGTGCCGATCTCGGTCACGCCGGTGCCGGGTGCGGCAGGCTATGAAGCGGTCGCGACCTGCCTCGCCTCGCCCGAGGTGCGCGCGCGCACCGAAGGCATGGTTGCGTGGCAGCCAACCTGA
- a CDS encoding M48 family metallopeptidase — protein sequence MEADFNEASSAAAPVPGVVYFDGASSRRRIVALKLSDALEIRQDGELLARWAFHDIRSADSPSGLLRLSCLAAPALARLEIRDAQQTAAVVARCDRLEADLPNRKGVAGIVGWSLAAAVSIVLVVLFGVPLAAERLTPLVPDSFERRLGDVAEAQVKVVFDGTPCSNAAGQAAFEKLVGKLRQSAGLDTSVQSGVLATPVPNAFALPGGKVYLFEGLLEKAENPDEIAGVLAHELGHLRHRDSMRELIHNGGTSFLIGLLFGDITGSGALIFASRSLVTSSYSRDAETNADTFAIETMHKLGRPAKPMGELMFRVTGKEGGKGLSLVSSHPLTEDRLARMDKADATRPAGGQPLLSAAEWQALKNICAAGKGKV from the coding sequence ATGGAAGCCGATTTCAACGAGGCCAGTTCGGCGGCAGCGCCCGTGCCGGGCGTGGTGTACTTCGACGGCGCATCGAGCCGCCGGCGCATCGTCGCGCTCAAACTGTCCGACGCGCTGGAGATCAGGCAAGACGGCGAACTGCTCGCGCGCTGGGCGTTCCACGACATCCGCAGCGCCGACAGCCCGTCCGGCCTGCTGCGGCTGAGCTGCCTGGCCGCGCCGGCCCTGGCGCGGCTCGAAATCCGCGACGCGCAGCAGACGGCGGCGGTGGTCGCGCGCTGCGACCGGCTCGAGGCCGACCTGCCGAACCGCAAGGGCGTCGCCGGCATCGTCGGCTGGTCGCTGGCGGCCGCGGTGTCGATCGTGCTGGTGGTGCTGTTCGGCGTGCCGCTCGCCGCCGAACGGCTGACGCCGCTGGTGCCTGATTCTTTCGAGCGGCGTCTCGGTGACGTCGCGGAGGCGCAGGTCAAGGTGGTGTTCGACGGCACGCCGTGCAGCAACGCGGCAGGACAAGCGGCATTCGAGAAGCTGGTCGGCAAGCTCAGGCAGTCCGCGGGCCTCGATACCTCGGTGCAGTCGGGCGTGCTGGCGACGCCGGTGCCGAACGCCTTCGCGCTGCCGGGCGGCAAGGTCTATCTGTTCGAGGGGCTGCTGGAGAAGGCGGAAAATCCCGACGAGATCGCCGGCGTCCTGGCGCATGAGCTCGGCCATCTCCGTCATCGCGACAGCATGCGCGAGCTGATCCACAATGGCGGCACCTCGTTCCTGATCGGGCTGCTGTTCGGCGACATCACCGGCTCCGGCGCGCTGATCTTCGCCTCGCGCTCGCTGGTGACGTCGTCCTATTCGCGCGACGCCGAGACCAACGCCGACACCTTCGCGATCGAGACCATGCACAAGCTCGGCCGTCCGGCCAAGCCGATGGGCGAGCTGATGTTCCGCGTCACCGGCAAGGAAGGCGGCAAGGGGCTCTCGCTGGTCTCCAGCCACCCGCTGACCGAGGATCGCCTCGCGCGCATGGACAAGGCCGATGCCACGAGGCCGGCCGGCGGCCAGCCGCTGCTGTCGGCGGCCGAATGGCAGGCGCTGAAGAACATCTGCGCAGCGGGCAAGGGCAAGGTGTGA
- a CDS encoding LysR family transcriptional regulator — translation MSELPRTQALRCFITVAREGTVSRAAAMLKLTQPAVSLQLKALEESTGLQLFNRTPSGFTLTEAGAALLPLAHRAVAAASDFKAMADSLNEAQRGTLRVGTILDPEFTRLGPFVRSLAMSSQRTEVFLRHGVSDDVLAQVGRGELDVGYYVDATPQEQLVHHSFGERTIADGRYQLAPLLSYDYRVIAPIGWRDRVIGKGWAELAELPWLATPPHSGHRRLLDDIFRPLGALPKRVGYTDQEEAMIDFVESGLCLALARDSVLAPRMARPHQFVVADKVKLTCDLSFACLAARRQEPVIAHAFAAVRAVWNIKPAIAGAGPTRTRKVAKNV, via the coding sequence ATGAGCGAGCTTCCCCGTACCCAGGCCTTGCGTTGCTTCATCACGGTTGCCCGTGAGGGCACCGTATCGCGCGCCGCAGCGATGCTGAAACTGACCCAGCCGGCGGTCAGCCTGCAACTCAAGGCGCTGGAGGAAAGCACCGGATTGCAGCTGTTCAACCGCACGCCCAGCGGCTTCACGCTGACCGAGGCCGGCGCCGCACTGCTGCCGCTGGCGCACCGGGCGGTGGCGGCGGCATCCGACTTCAAGGCGATGGCGGACTCGCTGAACGAGGCGCAGCGCGGCACGCTGCGCGTCGGCACCATCCTCGACCCCGAATTCACCCGGCTCGGCCCGTTCGTGCGCAGCCTTGCGATGTCCTCGCAACGCACCGAAGTGTTCTTGCGCCATGGCGTCAGCGACGACGTGCTGGCGCAGGTCGGCCGGGGCGAGCTCGACGTCGGCTATTATGTCGACGCTACGCCCCAGGAGCAGCTGGTCCATCACAGTTTCGGCGAGCGGACCATCGCCGACGGGCGCTACCAGCTCGCGCCGCTGCTCAGCTACGACTACCGCGTCATCGCGCCGATCGGCTGGCGGGACCGGGTGATCGGCAAGGGCTGGGCCGAGCTCGCCGAGCTGCCGTGGCTCGCGACACCGCCGCATTCCGGCCACCGCCGGCTGCTCGACGACATCTTCCGCCCGCTCGGCGCCTTGCCGAAGCGCGTCGGCTACACCGATCAGGAAGAGGCGATGATCGACTTCGTCGAATCCGGCCTCTGCCTCGCCCTCGCGCGCGACAGCGTGCTGGCGCCGCGGATGGCGCGGCCGCACCAATTCGTGGTCGCCGACAAGGTGAAGCTGACCTGCGATCTCTCGTTCGCCTGCCTTGCCGCCCGCCGCCAGGAGCCGGTGATCGCCCACGCCTTCGCGGCCGTGCGCGCGGTGTGGAATATCAAGCCGGCGATCGCCGGCGCCGGCCCGACGCGGACGCGCAAGGTCGCGAAGAACGTCTGA
- a CDS encoding ABC transporter substrate-binding protein, whose translation MKLAMAGLWVLAGAMLIAPDARADIKVGVVVSASGPGSALGQPQMRTIAALPKEIGGEKVTYIALDDESDPTKGTQNARRLVIQDGVDILIGSSLTPVTMPMLDVAVESKTPIISLAAATAIVRPMDDRRRWAFKVVPNDDLMAAAILKYIAKSGIKTLGYIGVSDGYGEGYYAEVSRLAPSLGLTVTTHEVYARADTSAMGQALKVIATNPEAVFIASAGTPAVLPQEALRSRGYAGKIFQTHGVASEEFIKLGGANVEGAIFTGEAFTIADDLPASDPFRQARDEFVSSYEKVNGQKPNIFGAHLWDAVTLFKRAAANALKTAKPGTPEFRAALRDELERGKDVYLNNGLSTMSPTDHNGYDERSAFLIKVEGGKFRLVK comes from the coding sequence ATGAAGCTGGCCATGGCCGGACTCTGGGTACTCGCGGGCGCGATGCTGATTGCGCCGGACGCGCGTGCCGACATCAAGGTCGGCGTCGTGGTGTCCGCGTCCGGGCCGGGCTCGGCGCTCGGCCAGCCGCAGATGCGCACCATCGCGGCGCTGCCGAAGGAGATCGGCGGCGAGAAGGTCACCTATATCGCGCTCGACGACGAGTCCGATCCGACCAAGGGCACGCAGAATGCCCGCCGCCTCGTGATCCAGGACGGCGTCGACATCCTGATCGGCTCCTCGCTCACCCCGGTGACCATGCCGATGCTCGACGTCGCCGTGGAGAGCAAGACGCCGATCATCTCGCTCGCGGCGGCGACCGCGATCGTGCGGCCGATGGACGACCGCCGCCGCTGGGCGTTCAAGGTGGTCCCCAATGACGATCTGATGGCGGCCGCGATCCTGAAATACATCGCGAAATCCGGCATCAAGACGCTCGGCTATATCGGCGTGTCCGACGGCTATGGCGAGGGCTACTACGCCGAGGTGTCGCGGCTGGCGCCGTCGCTCGGCCTCACCGTCACGACCCACGAGGTCTATGCGCGCGCCGACACCAGCGCGATGGGCCAGGCGCTGAAGGTGATCGCGACCAACCCGGAGGCGGTGTTCATCGCCTCCGCCGGCACGCCGGCGGTGCTGCCGCAGGAGGCGCTGCGCAGCCGCGGCTATGCCGGCAAGATCTTCCAGACCCACGGCGTGGCATCGGAGGAATTCATCAAGCTCGGTGGCGCCAATGTCGAGGGCGCGATCTTCACCGGCGAGGCCTTCACCATCGCCGACGACCTGCCGGCGAGCGATCCGTTCCGCCAGGCGCGCGACGAATTCGTGTCGTCCTACGAGAAGGTCAACGGGCAAAAGCCGAACATCTTCGGCGCGCATCTGTGGGATGCCGTCACGCTGTTCAAGCGCGCGGCGGCGAATGCGCTGAAGACGGCAAAGCCCGGCACGCCGGAATTCCGCGCCGCGCTGCGCGACGAGCTCGAGCGCGGCAAGGACGTCTATCTGAACAACGGCCTCTCGACGATGAGCCCGACCGACCACAACGGCTATGACGAGCGGTCGGCGTTCCTGATCAAGGTCGAGGGCGGCAAGTTCAGGCTGGTGAAGTAG
- a CDS encoding IS5 family transposase (programmed frameshift), which produces MVAAKRYELTEAQWARVAPLLPGKAGDPGRTAADNRLFVNGCLWVLRSGAHWSDLPERYGKWKTVHQRFSRWCHAGVWERVFAALTADRDNQYLMIDSTIVRAHQQATSGKGGPKNQALGRSRGGLTTKIHMLADALGRPLRFIVTAGQVNDITQAPALLHGQSGDAVLADKAYDSNALRAIIAEIGATAVIPSNRTRRIIIPHDADAYKQRNRIERCFCQLKHFRRLATRYDRRSGNFTGFIHLAAAMIWMQ; this is translated from the exons ATGGTGGCGGCGAAACGATATGAGCTGACGGAGGCGCAATGGGCGAGGGTTGCGCCACTGCTGCCGGGGAAAGCTGGCGACCCGGGACGGACGGCTGCGGACAATCGACTGTTCGTCAACGGATGTTTGTGGGTCTTGCGATCGGGCGCACACTGGAGCGACCTGCCGGAACGGTACGGCAAGTGGAAAACGGTGCATCAGCGCTTCAGCCGCTGGTGCCATGCCGGCGTCTGGGAGCGCGTGTTCGCTGCTCTGACCGCCGATCGCGACAACCAGTATCTGATGATCGACAGCACCATCGTTCGCGCCCACCAGCAGGCGACGAGCGGAAAAGGGGGGCCAAAGA ATCAGGCGCTGGGGCGTTCCCGAGGCGGACTGACCACCAAGATCCACATGCTGGCTGATGCGCTCGGCCGTCCGCTCCGCTTCATCGTCACGGCTGGGCAAGTTAATGACATCACCCAGGCGCCCGCACTGCTCCACGGCCAGAGCGGCGATGCCGTGCTCGCCGACAAGGCCTATGACAGCAACGCCTTGCGTGCGATCATCGCGGAAATCGGCGCAACGGCGGTGATCCCGTCAAACCGCACCCGCAGGATCATCATTCCGCACGACGCCGACGCCTACAAACAGCGCAACCGCATCGAGCGCTGCTTTTGCCAGCTCAAACACTTCCGACGCTTGGCAACCCGTTATGACAGGCGATCTGGCAACTTTACTGGCTTCATCCATCTCGCAGCCGCAATGATCTGGATGCAATGA